CGGGACTGGCCGCAGGCCGGGGCGAGGTGCGGCGAAGGGCAGCAAAAGGAAGCGTGCCCGCCAGCCACACTCGTCCTTACCAGCTGGCAGCGCTTCTTCCGGTGATCCGAGTGGACCTTGGACAGACCCAGACACTAGCCACCAAAGGATCAGGTCCCAGAACACAGAGTTCTCGCGATAGTATGGCCTCCCTACTACGCCTCTCGGTAGTGTTCTGACAGTTTCGCGAGATTTCCTTCCGCGCCTGCGCAAAGCCTCGTTAGGGTCAACGTGGAGGCCCGTAATAAATCTAGGTCCTTTTCATGCCGATCAGTTTGAAGATGTGCTATGCCGGATGGAGATATATGCCAAGTGAACTTCACGCACCAAATGCTTGCACAAGGTAGATTTTATTTAACTATAACGTTCATATGCAAGAATACATGTCAGAAGACACAAAAGACCATATATATCTAATGACTCCGTTATTATGGAAATAAAggcaaatgctttttaaaaaaccattttGAACTGACACATGGTAATTGTACATATCTCTGAGGTACAGTGGTAACTTTCAATGCATGTAAGCAATGTGTGGGGGTCAGATGTAGGTAACtgctatatttattatttctttgtattgaTGATATAGAAAATCCTATcaactaattattttttaaatagttggTCTGGGTGTGGTAACACCcggctgcaatcccagcacttgggaggaggaagcaggaggataggagttcaaggccagcctccacTACTGAGAGTTTGAGAGATGAGGGAAACAGAGAAACCACAGGATTATTATCAGTATAGTTGTCCtactgtgctgtggaatattagctACTATTTCTCCTACCCAACTCTACCCTTGCTAAACAGCAGTTAAATCcttaaagacagaaaaaggaaaggaaaggaaaggaaaggaaaggaaaggaaaggaaaggaaaggaaaggaaaggaaaggaaaggaaaggaaaagatgcATAGCAGGCTGGAGATGAGACGGGGTGGAGAGTTAAACTTTAATAAGTTTCCTTAtggtagggggctggagagacaactcagaggttaaaagcacttactgctctcgTAGAGGGCccagttttggttcccagcactatgcaatggctcacaaccatgcacaactcctgttccagggatccaatgccttctgacctccaagggcaccaggcattcatATGGTACACAATGTATATTTGCAGGGGAAACatccatacaaataaaatctttttcctTTGGGGCTTGTGGAGGTTTGAATAAGAGTaaccctcataggctcatatatttgaatgcttagggtTCAGGGCACCGCACTActtagaaagattaggaggtgtgtccttgttgggataggtgtggctctgttggaggaagtatgtcattgggggtgggctttgaggcttcagaaGCCCCAGGCAGACCTAGTGCCAAAcgctttcttcctgctgccagtggatctggatgtagaactctgagctgcTTCTgtttgcatgccaccatgctccccaacatggcaataatggactagacctctgaagctgtaagcaagcaccaattaagtgctttctttgtaagagttgctgtggtcatggtgtctcttcacagcaatagaaaccctaagacaggctGATGGAGAGCTCTGAGGTTAGATGCAGACGATGGCTGTAGAGCAATCTGATGTTTTTATCTGATGTTTGTGAGTTAACACTTACAAATGGTTGGTGATGCATTTTAACTTAGGGGAAaggctacagtttttttttacaaagaactgGGAAATAAATATCAGAATCAATGCTGTCACACTTTAGTCAGTCTATTTTAGATGGGCTGCGCATGCCACACATAACTGACCCTATAGCTGGTCCCCACCACCCACAGAAGTCTGGTGTCTGGTTCCCTGTCAACCTATATGAGGTCTGCAAGACATCTTCTCAGGCTGTTTCTAACCTGTTCTAACTTTATGCAAACATAGAGGGATATGGAGACATGGCTGAGAGGACATGCCTGAGTAAGTGGAAGGAGGATAAATGTGAGTACCAAGGACAGAGAAGAAGTCTGGTTTCATCGTGAACACAcatgcttttttccattgtaaaccAGAAACAACACAGGCAGAAGCGCCTGAAATAGCAGAAGTGGTGCAAATGGACATGGTCCGAGGAAAGCACACATTCGTGAAACCCATTTGAGGCAGGAAAAATACTGTAATTTGTAACTTGTATTgttgggttgatttttttttaaacatgtttggttttctttttgtctcctttaaatgtttgtttgctttataacATGCATTAAGTTAATAGAAACGTAATtggcaaatttatttatttatttgcattttccaagacagggtttctctgccaggcagtggtgatgccctcgtttaatcccagtacttgggaggcagagacaggaggatctctgtgagtttgaggccagcctggtctacaaagtaagtgcCAGGACTGTtaatacagagaaccctgtctcaaaaaaaaaaaaaaaaatcatacatacacacacataaaaaaaaaaacccaaaacaaaaacaaaataaaaaaaaaacccagggtttatctgtgtagccctcgATAGACCAGGCTTGCATGAGATCTGTTTGCCCCTGCCTCCAAGTGTGGGATTAtagaccaccaccacccagcctataATTGGTAAATTTAAATcatacaaatattcaaatattgctCAACTTTTTGGTCCACTAGAAACACATTTACAATACCCAGTCTTCAACAAGACAGGGCTTTCCTGGGTTCTTCTTTTCCACCACAGTATAGGTGCAGTTCTCTGGGTGGAAATTTTGCTGACACTTCTCTTTGTCATATCTCGAGGGTATAGCAGTTCTGTAAATGAGACAAGACAAGTCCTGttagaagggggggggggatacTTATTCACCCAGCCCTGCTGCTCAACATGCTCTGTAGAAGAGGACCCCATGTTCCAGTTGCCTGGAACTCCCCTTACCAAAATCAGGGCTTCATTGGGCTGAAAGGCCCAAAGTATAGAGTCTGGGCATCTGTATCTGCTTGTACCATGGAGTCACAGAGACCATCCCTGACGCTGGGAACTTCTGACAGGCTCAGGGGCAGGTCTGTGTGACTCTGGGATAGCAAAGCTTTGTACTAGCCttgcccttcccattctcccagttCAAGGAGTGGTCCACAACAATGGTGCTGTACTGTGCCAAGGGAAAGGTGGGCCCAGTCCCGTGTGGTGTCTGCTTAGGAGAGGAGCTCACCCACCAACAGGAGCAGAGAGCCATCCCAGGCCAGGGTGGTGGGATCCAGGGAGAAGCCACTGGAAGAAAACCTTCCTGGGAAAACCCGGGGAACATGTAGGGGTACGCCAATTTTAGGAGGCATTGCCTTTGAAGCCCACTATAGGCTTGGGATTTAAATTGTCCTGccagagccagacatggtggtacaaagcacttggaggtagaggaaggaagatcagaagtttaagaccagtctcagctacatggtgagtttgaggccagtgcaGGTTACAGGAGCACTTGTCTCAGCTAAAGGCTGGAGAAATGTGTTCAGGGGTTAAAAGTGCTTAGTGCTGTTTCAGAGGATGGGAattcggttctcagcacccatgttctGTGATCCACAAATGccagtaactccaattccaggggagtCAACATCTTTTTCTGGCCTTCGTGGGtaattgcatgtatgtatatatacagccacacagacatccacacacatacatatacgtaaataataaaataaatctctttttccctttatgtttttgtttgttgttgtttgtttgtttgagacagggtttctctgtgtaacagcactggctgtcctggaattcagctttgtagactaagctggccttgaactcagagatccacctgcctctgtctcctgaatattgggattaaagtcttgtgccaccaccacccagctaaaaaaacaaaaaacaaagaattggggctggagagatggctcagcggttaacaGCACTAACtggttcttccagagggcctgagttcaattcccagcaaccacatattggctcacaaccatctgtcagaAGTTCTGGCTCCTTCTTCTAGCCTGCAGTCAAGAGCAGATAGaccattgtatacataataaataaataaataaataaataaataaatcttaaaaaaaaaaacaaagaataaagtaaGCTGCCCTACCCAGAGTATATTAAAACAGCCATTTTGGTGCCTTCTGTAACTATGTCTCAGTATTAAAAAGACCCAGAATTTTATCCTAAAGGAAAAAGACATTCCAGTCTTCTTCCTCAAGTTGTTTGAAGCCATTCATTAATCACAACTTTCTGGTCAAAGGACATCTGAATTTGTAGTGGTGGTCCATGTAGGAAAAAGATGGCAGAACATGTTCTCACAATTGACCAGGGCACTGGGCACTCAACTAAAACCTCCATCATGGCCCAAACACATAGGAACATTGCCGTGTGAGTGTGAGCCCACCCCCCATGAAATTATGCCTTTGACAGTAAGATTCTGGTTTGATCCTTCTTAAGACTAACTGCTGGTTACTTGTAGTCTGTAACATTTTGAAGACGTTTGATAAGATGGATGGTACTAATacagaaatattaattaaaaaattagagcACAAATTGTAACATAACCAGtaatggtggtatacacctttaacccAACACTTTATAGGAGATTTGCAAGATCAAGGGCAGCTtgagtatatagtatatagtgggatgtgtctcaaaaaaaaccttAAGTGTAATTGAATTTGCAAACTAAGTTTGGAATTTAGTTGTAAAAGAAGCaatgtataaaaagaaagagaagttaaTTATTACAGTTCCAAAAGTGAGTCCATGAGGATGGCAGCCCATGCCCGCCCAGGGAGCTCTTCCACCCCACTGACCACAGAAGCCCACATCTGTGTTCCCACCAGCCTGCCAGGCTCTGCACTGCTTGTATGGATGCTGACATTGCTCGGACAGCCCCCTCCCACTGCTCTGGGGAGACAGCCTGTCCAAGGGGACTTCTCAGGACCCCCTAGCTTTCCAGCATCTCTTCCTCCCACTCCTGGGCTAGGCGTGTGGGTTTATGTCTTTGTTTAATGAAAATAAGCAGTTTTGCAGCCATTGGAAACTGTATTAGGGAAACACAGTAAACAACCAATAtgtttacagtttcagtggtGAAAACTTCATGTTAGAGACTGAGAACTCTAATAGTTGTATACACTATCTCATTTTCTCCAGATAGAATATACCAAAATGTACCAAAGATTTCTTCATCTTATTAATAAAGCTATTAATAAGCCAAAATGTCTGTCATCCTCAACTGCAGCATGTCTGACTCTATTGCTACAAGGTTCCTGTTTTGACTGGCAAGATCCCTCCagatattttggttgtgagctagGAGCACAGACACAGTTTGAAGTTAAGAAAGTTTCATTTTCAATGGATCTCatgaaacaaactgaaagacacgATGGAtgaattcattaaaaatgtatccttgggatctgggcatggtggtgcacaactttaatcccagtactctggaggcagaggcaggcagatatctgagtttgaggccagcctggtctacaaagtgtgaTGCAAGCCTGACTTAATATTGTAGAAGAAATTGTGacaagagatggagaagaaaacTATAGATATCAGGAGATCAGAAATCCGAAACTGGAGTCTTGATGACCTTAGTCCATTGCTTCCCAAACATCTGACTCCAAGAACCTGGGCCTGGAAAGAACAGCAAAGACATGAACATCTTCCATGCCCTCTGCCCCTCGATACCTCTGTCTGGGTCTTCAGCCCTTGAACGCCCACAGATCTGGGAAACATCCATAGTGGGTGGAAAAGGTCAAGACATTTTCCCCGCACAGAAAGCTTAACCCAAATCTGTATTTTCTATAGAAAAACCAAGTTTATAAGACTAGCAGACCCAGCTTGGACTGTAGTCTAGGTGAtcccaggggaggaggaggagctagtTTTGAACAgcattggcaaaaaaaaaaccattttccCCTGGTGGAGCAGTACCAAATGGGACAGGCAGGACAAAAGAAAAGGGCACCTTGAACCTTCACCAAGTGCCAGCCACTGCCAGACTCAAGAGATATAGACTAAGCAAGAGAAGATAAATGTTTATTGAGTTGTTGAATTTATGTACAgaatctcatttaattctcataacCACTTGGAACTGAGCAAAGAGACTCAAAGCCTTACTCTGACATACACAGCTAATATAAGAGGGAATGAGAGTCAGACTCAAGCTACGCTGACTCCAGCATCAGGTACCTCTCACTTCACTACAGGATCAACCTCACTCTTCAGTTCTGGCTCCATTGGTAACCATAGAAGAGGATGCTGTTAAAATTCTGTGATGACAGCACTGATGATCTGGGGACACTTAGTCACTATAgagattttttcccattttaggGAGGAATGGTTCACCAGTCCTTAGCCTGTAGGGCTTCAGCCTCACTCCAGAGTCACAGTGACACTTTCTATAAAGACATGGTTAGATATCTGAGgccacaaaaagtaaataaataaaaatcaagattCAGCTGTGACTTGTGGTAAACAGCCAATTCAATACTCAGGAGTCTGCTGGAGCAGTCAGCCAGCCTACCTCTCAGCTGGACATTTATCTTGATCAATTTACCATGAGGCATGCttaatacatgcagacagaatttTTGAGAAGCCTAACTTGGGTAGGACTCAAGCACTCTGGTTAAAGTTGTATGACTCTCCAAAGCTCTTGGTAAAGTTCAGATTCAGAGACAAGTTTGGAAAATGCTACTTTACGCGATGCCTCTGTTGAGTTGgcacatagctcagtggtagagtgctggctTAACATGCGTGAGatgctgggttcaatcccagcactgctaAACCAAAAAGAGAACCATTCCTGTCCATGCAAGACTCTGATGATAGAAAAAGACAAACGGGGTTGTGTTCAGATGCATTTGGAAAGCTGGGAGTGGAGTGGTTGGTGTGGCCATAGCTGTAGGTGCATTGTGGTCTCTTTGTTCAAACACTGGACCTTCAGCATCCACAACATCTCAGGGGAAACCATCTGCACAACCTCTGGCCTGCCCTGGGCTTGACCTCCACAGCAAAGCAGCACAGGGTTCCCACACAGGCACAGAAAAGGTCGTCTTCACACCACACCTCTCCCTGCCTCACTCATACCGCACCTGCTCTTGCACACATGTTGTAAGACTGCAGTGACCATCAGACCAGCTTCGAGAGTAGATCACTAGATAAACTTGCTTGTCTTTAGGAACCTGTGTGGGTATGGGTGCTTAAGAGTAAAGATGATAGTCAAGctttaaaaatacttgaaaacaaaaatgaaaccgGCAAATGACTGCCCGTTAATGGGTGGGTGAGTATAGGTGTTATAGACCCAGAGTGAAATTTTATGAGCCTGGAAGGGGAGGAAATACTAACACCTATGACAGCACTATAAACTTTAAGGAAACTATGCTACGTGAAGGAAAATGATCTTCAGAGGAGAAATAATATATGATCCTATTTGCACAAAGTTTTACAGCAGTCATGTTCATAAGAGACAACGAGTGAATGCTGCTTTCCAGAGACTGTCAGAAAGAAGGCACTGAGGAGTGAGTGATGATGAATACAAAGTTTAAGATTGctaatctttctctctctccctctctctctctctctctctctctctctctctctctctctctctctctgagacagtctatgtaaccctgactgtcctgcaaCTCTCTATATAGGCCCGGCTGGTTGAGAATTCATAGACATctgcttgcctgcctctgcctcccacgtgctgcgATCAAAGGAGTACATCATATACTGTTAGCtcctgtcattttttttgttttaaagatggaggtctcactatgttgcccaagcTGACTTAAAATTCCTGAGCTCAAAGccgggtggtacacacctttaataccagcacctgggaagcagaggcaggcagatctctgatttcaaggacaTCCAGGTCTGCACAGCAAGTTCTAGTCCAGCTAGAACTACTCATTGAGATACTATCAAGACAAAACATCAAATTCCTGAGTTCTATTGAAAGTCAGCCCTCAACACAAGggtttgtaagaaaaaaaaaacaagaaaataaaataataaaaatctaaaaaaaaaataaagaaaaacggGAAAAAAATTCCTGAGCTCAAGTGgcactcctgtctcagcctcccaggtaaCTGGGACTACAAGATGAAAAGTCAGTAGAGATGGTAAAGGTTATACAACACTGTAAATATATTTAGTGTAATTGTAATGGATGCTTTAAAAGGTAAATTCTAAGTGCATCCTTGTGGGGGATATTGATAATGGAGAGGGCTGTGCATGtgggggcagagagagcataTGGAAACCTCTGGACCTATGCTCAATTTTCCTGTGAATCTAAAATCGCTCTTTGGATtggagatatgactcagtggtagaatgcttgcttagcaagtgtgaagccctgggttcaatgctgagcattggttgctcttccagaggtcctgagttcaattcccagcacccacatagcagctcacaactatctgtaactccaggatccaacaccctcacacacacacatacaaatagacaaaaaaaattaatttaaaaagagagaaagggagtcaggaagggagggagggagggaggaaggaaggaaggaaggaaggaaggaaggaaggaaggaaggaaggagccaaGTAGGTAATGGTTCTctacaaacaacaataaaaacaaattatcaaGTTAgctagctcagtaggtaaaagcatttgctacaCAAACCTGacaccctgagttcaattgcTGGAACAAACtaagatggaaggagaaactgACACCTgaaattgccctctgacttccacacacactcaatccaccccaccccacccctacacaCTAAATGTAAAAATATGCAGAGCtttagttcagttggtagaacacttgcctagcatgcaggaagccctgagttcaatccctagaatagCATGAAACTACATGTGGAGATGGAAGATGAGGAGTTAAGGTCCCCTCAGGACAgaataagtttgaggccagccagggttactcaacgaaacccaaacaacaaaaccatcgGCATAGTGCACTGCTATAGTCTCAGTTTTAAGACCAAGCTCTGCCCTGCACTAAGTTACTCCATGTTATGAAACAGTGGGTTTCAGGCCATGCCTTGCTGTGGAGGAATCCATTTTACAAGCTGCATTTCATTTAGTTTGTGTTCAGAGGAGGAGACAGGGTGACTTTGCACTTGTCCTGCATGTAaaaagcaccattcacccagcaccacccacaatacGCACTGCTGAACAACTTAAAAGGCTTCTATACCAGGGGCCCACAAAACTGTGgaaagacagaactgactccaggaagttgtcctctgacctccacgcgCACCACTCCCTCTAtatcacatacacatgtatacactaATAATGTTTTCTAACAGGGGGAGGGCTGAAAGAGAACTCCTGACTCCCTGGGGGCTTCAGTTTGTCTCAGTCCCTGCTGCTAAAGCAGCTGACGGCTCGTTGACCTGTGGGTCCATCTAGACCCCTCTGTATGGCTTCAGTGGTCCAGCTCCACAACCGGGCAGCTCAACTTGACCTGAGGTTTCACGCCAGGTCCATCACATCTCTGCCTGCCCCCAACCCATTTTCAATTCTTCCAACTCCGCTGTACTCTCCGTCAGTTTTTTATAGACATTTTGTAatctgcatgcatacatacacacatacataacatagATTTACTATGTGATGTGTAAAGTATGATCTGAGAGCTAATGGTAGTAATTAAAtttgtaataaagaaaaatatgtttgccAGTGACTAGCTATCATGGGAAATCGTAACTGCTTGGCAAACTGTAGCCCttaaaccaaacacacacacacacacacacaccacgtaaatagatgtaattttttttgttaaaaagaaatcagCGTAGCTTATGTATTTGCTGTTATTGAATAAATTCTGGCCTTGTGGATAGGCGCAAACATGTTTGTCTATGCTTCTCACATCGTGCACACATCACCCTCAGCTTACACAGGAGACTGAGGGAGCAGGATCTCTTGAGCCCTAGAATTTGACAGCAGGGAAACTGaaggagactttgtctcaaaaccaaacataaaacaaaacaaagcagaaacccTGAAGAGTGGTTATTTggacactccccaccccacccccacccccaccccacccaattCAGTGGTTGAGACTTACTGGGTGCAGCAGGAAATTGTATCTTCTCCACAGAAACACCTCTTACAGTCCTTCACCCAGTAAGAGTTGATGGGATGTTTGTCACCATCAGAATCCACGCAATCTAAAACGAAGCAAATCCACAGATCACATAACAGAACACATGGCAAGCCACTGGCTCATGACTGCAAGGTGTCAGAGAATGCTTTGGTCATCAAGATGGCTAGAATCCAGCACACTGCAGCACCTGCCTCTgagaatgtctttatttttgtttggttgggcttttttgtttgtttgtcgtttttgtttgtttctttgactttttaGTTGTCTATTGCTATGCTGCCTTGGCTAGTCTGGAAATTAATGTGTGGACCAGGTTGTCCTCCAACTCATACAGATTCAACTGcttctgctgagattaaaggactGAGCGTTCCGATAATGTTTCTTAAGCAAGCTTAAATCCTTCTAGATTTTATTTCAGAACGGGTATTGAAGAACATATAAGCCCTTCCTTTTTAGTCAGGTAGCTGTTAGGAGTGGCTGCCAACAGGGGCTCAGCTAGTTCTCTCTGGTTGTCCTGAACAAACCACTCACTTCTCTGCTAGTATTGTTTTGTATCAGTGATTTTCAAGGCTGGGTGCACATGTGAAGCATTGTGGGTACTTAAAACTCACCCACAGACTGGGGTGTGACTCATGGTAGAACAAGTATGGAGAATGCACAGGTCCCTGGGTTTAGTCTCCAGCACCAAAATAAAGGAACAAACCCTACGTGCCTGAACCTGACCAAAAAACAACAGAACTATAATCTGTGGGTGGAGCCCAGATGGCCTTGTTTACTTCGGGTTtcgttttgcttttttttgaggggggggtgcatcatgtatttcaggctggtattg
The Cricetulus griseus strain 17A/GY chromosome 1 unlocalized genomic scaffold, alternate assembly CriGri-PICRH-1.0 chr1_1, whole genome shotgun sequence genome window above contains:
- the Msmb gene encoding beta-microseminoprotein isoform X2, with amino-acid sequence MRLLDYKKALLGSLLFLATLVTTCNAVCSLELREGHPNQPPGDCVDSDGDKHPINSYWVKDCKRCFCGEDTISCCTQTAIPSRYDKEKCQQNFHPENCTYTVVEKKNPGKPCLVEDWVL